One Vitis riparia cultivar Riparia Gloire de Montpellier isolate 1030 chromosome 4, EGFV_Vit.rip_1.0, whole genome shotgun sequence genomic window carries:
- the LOC117912980 gene encoding probable UDP-N-acetylglucosamine--peptide N-acetylglucosaminyltransferase SEC isoform X1 codes for MMISLQNDARNHLQLSQQLVGGMSRVSLNSDHRDEAPSAYVVKPEASLSLKPFKTEAHEVDEDMLLALAHQSYKAGNYKQSLDHCNAVYERNSLRTDNLLLMGAIYYQLHDFDMCIARNEEALQIDPRFAECYGNMANAWKEKGNVDLAIRYYLIAIELRPNFCDAWSNLASAYMRKGRLNEAAQCCRQALAINPLLVDAHSNLGNFMKAQGLIQEAYSCYIEALRIQPSFAIAWSNLAGLFMESGDLTRALQYYKEAVKLKPTFADAYLNLGNVYKALGMPQEAIVCYQRALQTRPEYAMAYAGNMAAGNMAGTYYEQGQMDMAIVHYKQAIECDSGFLEAYNNLGNALKDVGRIDEAIQCYHQCLSLQPNHPQALTNLGNIYMEWNMVAAAATYYKATLAVTTGLSAPFSNLAIIYKQQGNYADAISCYNEVLRIDPLAADGLVNRGNTFKEIGRVSEAIQDYIHAITIRPTMAEAHANLASAYKDSGHVEAAVKSYKQALLLRPDFPEATCNLLHTLQCVCSWEDRDKMFIEVEGIIRRQIKMSVLPSVQPFHAIAYPIDPLLALDISRKYAAHCSLIASRYALPPFNHPNPVPVKSEGGSGRLRIGYLSSDFGNHPLSHLMGSVFGMHNRENVEVFCYALSPNDSTEWRQRIQSEAEHFIDVSAMSSDMIAKLINEDKIQILINLNGYTKGARNEIFAMQPAPIQVSYMGFPGTTGASYIDYLVTDEFVSPLCYAHIYSEKLVHLPHCYFVNDYKQKNRDVLDPNCQHKRSDYGLPEDKFIFACFNQLYKMDPEIFNTWCNILKRVPNSALWLLRFPAAGEMRLRSYAVAQGLQPDRIIFTDVAMKHEHIRRSALADLFLDTPLCNAHTTGTDILWAGLPMVTLPLEKMATRVAGSLCLATGLGEEMIVSSMKEYEERAVSLAMNRPKLQALTNKLKAVRMSCPLFDTARWVRNLERAYFKMWNVHCSGSRPQHFKVAENDVDFPCD; via the exons ATGATGATTTCGCTGCAGAACGATGCTCGCAACCACCTCCAGTTGTCGCAGCAGCTGGTGGGTGGGATGTCTAGGGTTTCCTTGAATTCGGATCACCGCGATGAAGCCCCATCCGCGTATGTTGTGAAGCCGGAGGCTTCGCTGAGTCTCAAGCCTTTCAAGACCGAAGCTCATGAAG TTGACGAAGACATGCTGTTGGCACTAGCTCATCAGTCATATAAGGCTGGCAACTATAAACAGTCATTGGATCACTGCAATGCTGTTTATGAGAGAAATTCCCTAAGGACTGATAATCTTCTCCTTATGGGTGCAATTTACTATcag TTGCACGATTTTGACATGTGTATTGCAAGAAATGAAGAAGCTCTTCAAATTGATCCTCGCTTTGCTGAGTGCTATGGCAATATGGCAAATGCATGGAAG GAGAagggcaatgttgatcttgCAATTCGCTACTATTTGATCGCTATTGAG CTTCGGCCCAATTTCTGTGATGCATGGTCGAACTTAGCTAGTGCATACATGCGAAAAGGAAGGCTCAATGAGGCAGCTCAGTGTTGTCGACAAGCGCTTGCAATAAATCCTCTTTTG GTTGATGCTCATAGCAACCTTGGGAATTTCATGAAAGCACAAGGTTTGATTCAAGAG GCATACAGTTGCTACATTGAGGCGTTACGTATACAACCAAGTTTTGCTATTGCATGGTCAAATCTTGCTGGTCTTTTCATGGAGTCTGGTGATCTTACCAGAGCCCTTCAATATTATAAG gAAGCTGTAAAACTCAAGCCCACATTTGCTGATGCCTACCTAAACCTTGGAAATGTTTATAAG GCTTTGGGAATGCCTCAAGAGGCTATTGTGTGTTACCAACGTGCTCTTCAGACTCGACCAGAGTATGCTATGGCTTATG CAGGTAATATGGCTGCAGGTAATATGGCTGGCACATATTACGAGCAAGGGCAGATGGATATGGCAATTGTCCATTATAAGCAAGCCATTGAGTGTGATTCAGGTTTCTTGGAGGCTTACAATAATTTG GGCAATGCATTGAAAGATGTGGGGAGAATAGATGAAGCAATCCAATGCTATCAT CAATGCCTGTCTTTACAACCAAACCACCCACAGGCACTTACCAACCttggaaatatatatatggaatG GAACATGGTGGCAGCTGCTGCTACATATTATAAAGCAACATTGGCTGTAACAACAGGGTTGTCTGCTCCTTTCAGCAATCTTGCAATAATATATAAACAACAG GGGAATTATGCGGATGCCATATCCTGCTATAATGAAGTTCTCCGCATTGATCCTTTGGCAGCTGATGGGCTTGTCAATAGGGGCAACACTTTTAAGGAGATTGGCAGAGTAAGTGAAGCGATTCAGGACTATATACATGCTATCACCATCCGGCCAACTATGGCTGAAGCACATGCGAATTTGGCTTCAGCTTATAAAGACAG TGGACATGTTGAGGCTGCCGTGAAGAGCTATAAACAGGCATTGCTTCTACGCCCTGACTTTCCAGAAGCAACTTGTAATCTTCTACACACATTACAG TGTGTCTGCAGCTGGGAGGATCGGGACAAAATGTTCATTGAAGTTGAGGGGATTATCAGGAGACAAATTAAG ATGTCAGTTCTTCCTAGCGTACAACCTTTTCATGCAATAGCATATCCAATTGATCCATTACTTGCTCTTGATATAAG tCGAAAATATGCAGCGCACTGCTCTTTAATTGCATCTCGATATGCTCTTCCTCCCTTCAACCATCCAAATCCTGTTCCTGTGAAGAGTGAAGGTGGAAGTGGGAGGCTAAGGATTGG ATATTTAAGCAGTGATTTTGGTAATCACCCCTTGTCACACCTCATGGGTTCTGTATTTGGCATGCACAACAGAGAAAATGTTGAG GTGTTCTGTTACGCCTTGAGTCCAAATGATTCAACTGAATGGAGACAGCGTATTCAGTCAGAAGCTGAGCACTTTATAGATGTTTCTGCCATGTCATCTGATATGATTGCCAAACTGATCAATGAAGACAAGATACAGATCCTTATAAACCTCAATGGTTATACCAAg GGGGctagaaatgaaatatttgcaATGCAGCCTGCACCTATTCAAGTTTCTTACATGGGTTTCCCTGGGACCACGGGTGCAAGTTACATAGATTACTTGGTCACTGATGAG TTTGTGTCACCTTTGTGCTATGCACACATTTATTCGGAGAAGCTTGTTCATCTTCCTCACTGTTATTTTGTAAATGACTACAAACAG AAAAACCGGGATGTTTTAGATCCAAATTGTCAGCACAAGCGATCGGATTATGGTCTGCCGGAAGACAAGTTTATATTTGCATGCTTCAACCAATTGTACAAGATGGATCCTGAAATATTTAATACTTG GTGTAATATCCTGAAGCGTGTCCCAAACAGTGCTCTTTGGCTCCTCAGATTCCCTGCTGCAGGCGAAATGAGACTTAGATCAT ATGCTGTTGCTCAGGGTCTGCAGCCAGATCGAATTATTTTCACTGATGTTGCCATGAAACATGAACACATCAGGCGCAGTGCTTTAGCTGATCTATTCCTGGACAC GCCTTTATGCAATGCGCACACCACTGGTACAGATATTCTGTGGGCTGGTTTACCAATGGTGACTTTGCCTCTTGAGAAGATGGCAACCAGGGTTGCTGGCTCACTTTGCCTTGCTACTGGACTGGGGGAGGAGATGATTGTCAGCAG TATGAAGGAATATGAAGAGAGGGCTGTCTCTTTGGCCATGAATCGCCCGAAACTGCAGGCTCTGACAAATAAACTCAAGGCAGTCCGGATGAGTTGCCCTCTGTTCGACACTGCACGTTGG GTGAGGAATCTAGAAAGGGCATATTTCAAAATGTGGAATGTCCATTGCTCAGGTTCTCGGCCGCAGCACTTTAAAGTTGCTGAGAATGATGTAGACTTCCCTTGTGACTGA
- the LOC117912980 gene encoding probable UDP-N-acetylglucosamine--peptide N-acetylglucosaminyltransferase SEC isoform X3 yields the protein MMISLQNDARNHLQLSQQLVGGMSRVSLNSDHRDEAPSAYVVKPEASLSLKPFKTEAHEVDEDMLLALAHQSYKAGNYKQSLDHCNAVYERNSLRTDNLLLMGAIYYQLHDFDMCIARNEEALQIDPRFAECYGNMANAWKEKGNVDLAIRYYLIAIELRPNFCDAWSNLASAYMRKGRLNEAAQCCRQALAINPLLVDAHSNLGNFMKAQGLIQEAYSCYIEALRIQPSFAIAWSNLAGLFMESGDLTRALQYYKEAVKLKPTFADAYLNLGNVYKALGMPQEAIVCYQRALQTRPEYAMAYGNMAGTYYEQGQMDMAIVHYKQAIECDSGFLEAYNNLGNALKDVGRIDEAIQCYHQCLSLQPNHPQALTNLGNIYMEWNMVAAAATYYKATLAVTTGLSAPFSNLAIIYKQQGNYADAISCYNEVLRIDPLAADGLVNRGNTFKEIGRVSEAIQDYIHAITIRPTMAEAHANLASAYKDSGHVEAAVKSYKQALLLRPDFPEATCNLLHTLQCVCSWEDRDKMFIEVEGIIRRQIKMSVLPSVQPFHAIAYPIDPLLALDISRKYAAHCSLIASRYALPPFNHPNPVPVKSEGGSGRLRIGYLSSDFGNHPLSHLMGSVFGMHNRENVEVFCYALSPNDSTEWRQRIQSEAEHFIDVSAMSSDMIAKLINEDKIQILINLNGYTKGARNEIFAMQPAPIQVSYMGFPGTTGASYIDYLVTDEFVSPLCYAHIYSEKLVHLPHCYFVNDYKQKNRDVLDPNCQHKRSDYGLPEDKFIFACFNQLYKMDPEIFNTWCNILKRVPNSALWLLRFPAAGEMRLRSYAVAQGLQPDRIIFTDVAMKHEHIRRSALADLFLDTPLCNAHTTGTDILWAGLPMVTLPLEKMATRVAGSLCLATGLGEEMIVSSMKEYEERAVSLAMNRPKLQALTNKLKAVRMSCPLFDTARWVRNLERAYFKMWNVHCSGSRPQHFKVAENDVDFPCD from the exons ATGATGATTTCGCTGCAGAACGATGCTCGCAACCACCTCCAGTTGTCGCAGCAGCTGGTGGGTGGGATGTCTAGGGTTTCCTTGAATTCGGATCACCGCGATGAAGCCCCATCCGCGTATGTTGTGAAGCCGGAGGCTTCGCTGAGTCTCAAGCCTTTCAAGACCGAAGCTCATGAAG TTGACGAAGACATGCTGTTGGCACTAGCTCATCAGTCATATAAGGCTGGCAACTATAAACAGTCATTGGATCACTGCAATGCTGTTTATGAGAGAAATTCCCTAAGGACTGATAATCTTCTCCTTATGGGTGCAATTTACTATcag TTGCACGATTTTGACATGTGTATTGCAAGAAATGAAGAAGCTCTTCAAATTGATCCTCGCTTTGCTGAGTGCTATGGCAATATGGCAAATGCATGGAAG GAGAagggcaatgttgatcttgCAATTCGCTACTATTTGATCGCTATTGAG CTTCGGCCCAATTTCTGTGATGCATGGTCGAACTTAGCTAGTGCATACATGCGAAAAGGAAGGCTCAATGAGGCAGCTCAGTGTTGTCGACAAGCGCTTGCAATAAATCCTCTTTTG GTTGATGCTCATAGCAACCTTGGGAATTTCATGAAAGCACAAGGTTTGATTCAAGAG GCATACAGTTGCTACATTGAGGCGTTACGTATACAACCAAGTTTTGCTATTGCATGGTCAAATCTTGCTGGTCTTTTCATGGAGTCTGGTGATCTTACCAGAGCCCTTCAATATTATAAG gAAGCTGTAAAACTCAAGCCCACATTTGCTGATGCCTACCTAAACCTTGGAAATGTTTATAAG GCTTTGGGAATGCCTCAAGAGGCTATTGTGTGTTACCAACGTGCTCTTCAGACTCGACCAGAGTATGCTATGGCTTATG GTAATATGGCTGGCACATATTACGAGCAAGGGCAGATGGATATGGCAATTGTCCATTATAAGCAAGCCATTGAGTGTGATTCAGGTTTCTTGGAGGCTTACAATAATTTG GGCAATGCATTGAAAGATGTGGGGAGAATAGATGAAGCAATCCAATGCTATCAT CAATGCCTGTCTTTACAACCAAACCACCCACAGGCACTTACCAACCttggaaatatatatatggaatG GAACATGGTGGCAGCTGCTGCTACATATTATAAAGCAACATTGGCTGTAACAACAGGGTTGTCTGCTCCTTTCAGCAATCTTGCAATAATATATAAACAACAG GGGAATTATGCGGATGCCATATCCTGCTATAATGAAGTTCTCCGCATTGATCCTTTGGCAGCTGATGGGCTTGTCAATAGGGGCAACACTTTTAAGGAGATTGGCAGAGTAAGTGAAGCGATTCAGGACTATATACATGCTATCACCATCCGGCCAACTATGGCTGAAGCACATGCGAATTTGGCTTCAGCTTATAAAGACAG TGGACATGTTGAGGCTGCCGTGAAGAGCTATAAACAGGCATTGCTTCTACGCCCTGACTTTCCAGAAGCAACTTGTAATCTTCTACACACATTACAG TGTGTCTGCAGCTGGGAGGATCGGGACAAAATGTTCATTGAAGTTGAGGGGATTATCAGGAGACAAATTAAG ATGTCAGTTCTTCCTAGCGTACAACCTTTTCATGCAATAGCATATCCAATTGATCCATTACTTGCTCTTGATATAAG tCGAAAATATGCAGCGCACTGCTCTTTAATTGCATCTCGATATGCTCTTCCTCCCTTCAACCATCCAAATCCTGTTCCTGTGAAGAGTGAAGGTGGAAGTGGGAGGCTAAGGATTGG ATATTTAAGCAGTGATTTTGGTAATCACCCCTTGTCACACCTCATGGGTTCTGTATTTGGCATGCACAACAGAGAAAATGTTGAG GTGTTCTGTTACGCCTTGAGTCCAAATGATTCAACTGAATGGAGACAGCGTATTCAGTCAGAAGCTGAGCACTTTATAGATGTTTCTGCCATGTCATCTGATATGATTGCCAAACTGATCAATGAAGACAAGATACAGATCCTTATAAACCTCAATGGTTATACCAAg GGGGctagaaatgaaatatttgcaATGCAGCCTGCACCTATTCAAGTTTCTTACATGGGTTTCCCTGGGACCACGGGTGCAAGTTACATAGATTACTTGGTCACTGATGAG TTTGTGTCACCTTTGTGCTATGCACACATTTATTCGGAGAAGCTTGTTCATCTTCCTCACTGTTATTTTGTAAATGACTACAAACAG AAAAACCGGGATGTTTTAGATCCAAATTGTCAGCACAAGCGATCGGATTATGGTCTGCCGGAAGACAAGTTTATATTTGCATGCTTCAACCAATTGTACAAGATGGATCCTGAAATATTTAATACTTG GTGTAATATCCTGAAGCGTGTCCCAAACAGTGCTCTTTGGCTCCTCAGATTCCCTGCTGCAGGCGAAATGAGACTTAGATCAT ATGCTGTTGCTCAGGGTCTGCAGCCAGATCGAATTATTTTCACTGATGTTGCCATGAAACATGAACACATCAGGCGCAGTGCTTTAGCTGATCTATTCCTGGACAC GCCTTTATGCAATGCGCACACCACTGGTACAGATATTCTGTGGGCTGGTTTACCAATGGTGACTTTGCCTCTTGAGAAGATGGCAACCAGGGTTGCTGGCTCACTTTGCCTTGCTACTGGACTGGGGGAGGAGATGATTGTCAGCAG TATGAAGGAATATGAAGAGAGGGCTGTCTCTTTGGCCATGAATCGCCCGAAACTGCAGGCTCTGACAAATAAACTCAAGGCAGTCCGGATGAGTTGCCCTCTGTTCGACACTGCACGTTGG GTGAGGAATCTAGAAAGGGCATATTTCAAAATGTGGAATGTCCATTGCTCAGGTTCTCGGCCGCAGCACTTTAAAGTTGCTGAGAATGATGTAGACTTCCCTTGTGACTGA
- the LOC117912980 gene encoding probable UDP-N-acetylglucosamine--peptide N-acetylglucosaminyltransferase SEC isoform X2: MMISLQNDARNHLQLSQQLVGGMSRVSLNSDHRDEAPSAYVVKPEASLSLKPFKTEAHEVDEDMLLALAHQSYKAGNYKQSLDHCNAVYERNSLRTDNLLLMGAIYYQLHDFDMCIARNEEALQIDPRFAECYGNMANAWKEKGNVDLAIRYYLIAIELRPNFCDAWSNLASAYMRKGRLNEAAQCCRQALAINPLLVDAHSNLGNFMKAQGLIQEAYSCYIEALRIQPSFAIAWSNLAGLFMESGDLTRALQYYKEAVKLKPTFADAYLNLGNVYKALGMPQEAIVCYQRALQTRPEYAMAYGNMAAGNMAGTYYEQGQMDMAIVHYKQAIECDSGFLEAYNNLGNALKDVGRIDEAIQCYHQCLSLQPNHPQALTNLGNIYMEWNMVAAAATYYKATLAVTTGLSAPFSNLAIIYKQQGNYADAISCYNEVLRIDPLAADGLVNRGNTFKEIGRVSEAIQDYIHAITIRPTMAEAHANLASAYKDSGHVEAAVKSYKQALLLRPDFPEATCNLLHTLQCVCSWEDRDKMFIEVEGIIRRQIKMSVLPSVQPFHAIAYPIDPLLALDISRKYAAHCSLIASRYALPPFNHPNPVPVKSEGGSGRLRIGYLSSDFGNHPLSHLMGSVFGMHNRENVEVFCYALSPNDSTEWRQRIQSEAEHFIDVSAMSSDMIAKLINEDKIQILINLNGYTKGARNEIFAMQPAPIQVSYMGFPGTTGASYIDYLVTDEFVSPLCYAHIYSEKLVHLPHCYFVNDYKQKNRDVLDPNCQHKRSDYGLPEDKFIFACFNQLYKMDPEIFNTWCNILKRVPNSALWLLRFPAAGEMRLRSYAVAQGLQPDRIIFTDVAMKHEHIRRSALADLFLDTPLCNAHTTGTDILWAGLPMVTLPLEKMATRVAGSLCLATGLGEEMIVSSMKEYEERAVSLAMNRPKLQALTNKLKAVRMSCPLFDTARWVRNLERAYFKMWNVHCSGSRPQHFKVAENDVDFPCD, encoded by the exons ATGATGATTTCGCTGCAGAACGATGCTCGCAACCACCTCCAGTTGTCGCAGCAGCTGGTGGGTGGGATGTCTAGGGTTTCCTTGAATTCGGATCACCGCGATGAAGCCCCATCCGCGTATGTTGTGAAGCCGGAGGCTTCGCTGAGTCTCAAGCCTTTCAAGACCGAAGCTCATGAAG TTGACGAAGACATGCTGTTGGCACTAGCTCATCAGTCATATAAGGCTGGCAACTATAAACAGTCATTGGATCACTGCAATGCTGTTTATGAGAGAAATTCCCTAAGGACTGATAATCTTCTCCTTATGGGTGCAATTTACTATcag TTGCACGATTTTGACATGTGTATTGCAAGAAATGAAGAAGCTCTTCAAATTGATCCTCGCTTTGCTGAGTGCTATGGCAATATGGCAAATGCATGGAAG GAGAagggcaatgttgatcttgCAATTCGCTACTATTTGATCGCTATTGAG CTTCGGCCCAATTTCTGTGATGCATGGTCGAACTTAGCTAGTGCATACATGCGAAAAGGAAGGCTCAATGAGGCAGCTCAGTGTTGTCGACAAGCGCTTGCAATAAATCCTCTTTTG GTTGATGCTCATAGCAACCTTGGGAATTTCATGAAAGCACAAGGTTTGATTCAAGAG GCATACAGTTGCTACATTGAGGCGTTACGTATACAACCAAGTTTTGCTATTGCATGGTCAAATCTTGCTGGTCTTTTCATGGAGTCTGGTGATCTTACCAGAGCCCTTCAATATTATAAG gAAGCTGTAAAACTCAAGCCCACATTTGCTGATGCCTACCTAAACCTTGGAAATGTTTATAAG GCTTTGGGAATGCCTCAAGAGGCTATTGTGTGTTACCAACGTGCTCTTCAGACTCGACCAGAGTATGCTATGGCTTATG GTAATATGGCTGCAGGTAATATGGCTGGCACATATTACGAGCAAGGGCAGATGGATATGGCAATTGTCCATTATAAGCAAGCCATTGAGTGTGATTCAGGTTTCTTGGAGGCTTACAATAATTTG GGCAATGCATTGAAAGATGTGGGGAGAATAGATGAAGCAATCCAATGCTATCAT CAATGCCTGTCTTTACAACCAAACCACCCACAGGCACTTACCAACCttggaaatatatatatggaatG GAACATGGTGGCAGCTGCTGCTACATATTATAAAGCAACATTGGCTGTAACAACAGGGTTGTCTGCTCCTTTCAGCAATCTTGCAATAATATATAAACAACAG GGGAATTATGCGGATGCCATATCCTGCTATAATGAAGTTCTCCGCATTGATCCTTTGGCAGCTGATGGGCTTGTCAATAGGGGCAACACTTTTAAGGAGATTGGCAGAGTAAGTGAAGCGATTCAGGACTATATACATGCTATCACCATCCGGCCAACTATGGCTGAAGCACATGCGAATTTGGCTTCAGCTTATAAAGACAG TGGACATGTTGAGGCTGCCGTGAAGAGCTATAAACAGGCATTGCTTCTACGCCCTGACTTTCCAGAAGCAACTTGTAATCTTCTACACACATTACAG TGTGTCTGCAGCTGGGAGGATCGGGACAAAATGTTCATTGAAGTTGAGGGGATTATCAGGAGACAAATTAAG ATGTCAGTTCTTCCTAGCGTACAACCTTTTCATGCAATAGCATATCCAATTGATCCATTACTTGCTCTTGATATAAG tCGAAAATATGCAGCGCACTGCTCTTTAATTGCATCTCGATATGCTCTTCCTCCCTTCAACCATCCAAATCCTGTTCCTGTGAAGAGTGAAGGTGGAAGTGGGAGGCTAAGGATTGG ATATTTAAGCAGTGATTTTGGTAATCACCCCTTGTCACACCTCATGGGTTCTGTATTTGGCATGCACAACAGAGAAAATGTTGAG GTGTTCTGTTACGCCTTGAGTCCAAATGATTCAACTGAATGGAGACAGCGTATTCAGTCAGAAGCTGAGCACTTTATAGATGTTTCTGCCATGTCATCTGATATGATTGCCAAACTGATCAATGAAGACAAGATACAGATCCTTATAAACCTCAATGGTTATACCAAg GGGGctagaaatgaaatatttgcaATGCAGCCTGCACCTATTCAAGTTTCTTACATGGGTTTCCCTGGGACCACGGGTGCAAGTTACATAGATTACTTGGTCACTGATGAG TTTGTGTCACCTTTGTGCTATGCACACATTTATTCGGAGAAGCTTGTTCATCTTCCTCACTGTTATTTTGTAAATGACTACAAACAG AAAAACCGGGATGTTTTAGATCCAAATTGTCAGCACAAGCGATCGGATTATGGTCTGCCGGAAGACAAGTTTATATTTGCATGCTTCAACCAATTGTACAAGATGGATCCTGAAATATTTAATACTTG GTGTAATATCCTGAAGCGTGTCCCAAACAGTGCTCTTTGGCTCCTCAGATTCCCTGCTGCAGGCGAAATGAGACTTAGATCAT ATGCTGTTGCTCAGGGTCTGCAGCCAGATCGAATTATTTTCACTGATGTTGCCATGAAACATGAACACATCAGGCGCAGTGCTTTAGCTGATCTATTCCTGGACAC GCCTTTATGCAATGCGCACACCACTGGTACAGATATTCTGTGGGCTGGTTTACCAATGGTGACTTTGCCTCTTGAGAAGATGGCAACCAGGGTTGCTGGCTCACTTTGCCTTGCTACTGGACTGGGGGAGGAGATGATTGTCAGCAG TATGAAGGAATATGAAGAGAGGGCTGTCTCTTTGGCCATGAATCGCCCGAAACTGCAGGCTCTGACAAATAAACTCAAGGCAGTCCGGATGAGTTGCCCTCTGTTCGACACTGCACGTTGG GTGAGGAATCTAGAAAGGGCATATTTCAAAATGTGGAATGTCCATTGCTCAGGTTCTCGGCCGCAGCACTTTAAAGTTGCTGAGAATGATGTAGACTTCCCTTGTGACTGA
- the LOC117912982 gene encoding pentatricopeptide repeat-containing protein At5g18390, mitochondrial, whose product MFNCARPIFHLLIRNSPTSPILTHLKTLTTITTHLQNTITSKKDDYFAVVHHISAIVCRDFYLERTLNKLPISVTSDLVYRVLRSCPNSGTESLRFFNWARSHPSYQPTTLEYEELLKTLARTKQFQPMWKIAHQMQTLSPTVVSSIIEEFGKHGLVDQAVEVFNKAKSALNCPQTIEVYNSLLFALCEVKYFHGAYALIRRMIRKGVTPNKQTYSVLVNGWCAAGKMKEAQDFLEEMSRKGFNPPVRGRDLLVDGLLNAGYLEAAKEMVRKMTKEGCAPDVETLNSMLEAICKAGEAEFCIDIYNDVCGLGVSPNVGTYKIMIPAACKEGRIDEAFRIFHRSIEDGHRPFPSLYAPIIKALCRNGQFDDAFCFFSDMKVKGHPPNRPVYTMLITMCGRGGRFVDAANYLVEMTELNLTPISRCFDMVTDGLKNCGKHDLARKIEQLEVSLRGV is encoded by the coding sequence ATGTTCAACTGTGCAAGGCCCATCTTCCATCTGCTGATACGAAATTCCCCCACTTCTCCAATCCTCACACACCTCAAAACCCTAACCACGATCACCACCCACCTCCAAAACACTATCACATCAAAGAAAGATGACTATTTTGCAGTTGTCCACCACATTTCCGCCATTGTTTGCCGCGACTTCTACCTTGAACGAACACTCAACAAGCTCCCCATCTCTGTCACCTCTGATCTTGTTTACCGAGTCCTCCGGAGCTGCCCCAACTCTGGCACGGAGTCCCTCCGCTTCTTCAACTGGGCTCGCTCCCACCCTTCCTACCAGCCCACCACCCTCGAGTATGAAGAGCTCCTCAAAACCCTAGCCCGCACCAAACAATTCCAACCCATGTGGAAAATCGCCCACCAAATGCAGACTCTCTCGCCTACAGTTGTCTCTTCCATCATTGAAGAGTTTGGAAAACACGGCCTCGTCGATCAGGCAGTAGAGGTCTTCAACAAGGCGAAAAGTGCTTTAAATTGCCCCCAAACAATTGAGGTATACAATTCTCTATTGTTTGCCCTTTGTGAAGTCAAATATTTCCATGGTGCATATGCGTTGATTAGGAGGATGATTAGGAAGGGGGTGACTCCGAATAAGCAGACTTATTCCGTGCTAGTGAATGGGTGGTGTGCAGCAGGGAAGATGAAGGAGGCACAGGATTTCTTGGAGGAGATGAGTAGGAAGGGGTTCAATCCACCAGTGCGAGGCCGGGACCTTTTGGTTGATGGGTTGTTGAATGCTGGATATTTGGAAGCTGCAAAGGAGATGGTGAGGAAGATGACCAAGGAGGGTTGTGCGCCAGATGTAGAGACCTTGAATTCAATGTTGGAGGCAATTTGTAAAGCAGGGGAGGCTGAGTTCTGCATTGACATTTATAATGATGTGTGTGGATTAGGAGTTTCTCCCAATGTGGGTACATATAAGATTATGATTCCTGCAGCATGCAAAGAGGGTAGAATTGATGAGGCCTTTAGGATTTTCCATCGTTCTATTGAGGATGGACATAGGCCATTCCCCAGTTTGTATGCACCAATTATTAAGGCACTCTGTAGGAACGGTCAGTTTGATGatgcattttgttttttcagTGATATGAAGGTTAAGGGGCATCCGCCCAACCGGCCAGTTTACACTATGTTGATAACAATGTGTGGGCGGGGAGGTAGGTTTGTGGACGCTGCCAATTATTTGGTGGAGATGACTGAATTGAATTTGACGCCAATTTCCCGGTGCTTTGATATGGTCACTGATGGATTGAAGAATTGTGGGAAGCACGACCTGGCTAGGAAGATAGAACAATTAGAAGTGTCTCTTCGGGGTGTATGA